The sequence TTTACAGTTTTTACCATATATTTGTAACTAAGCTTTGATTGTGTTGAATCAACACTGTTGATAGTCTAATATGTAATTAAGATTCTTTAAACTattggaaacaaaattattttgttttccttcaaaCTAGGTTATACGGTATGCCTCGTCAtttcaaaactttattttaaaaaggcCCACAATTGATGTTAGATGtgctaaaaaaaatagaatttggtCCTAAAgtcccaaacaaaataaatggatATGGTTGGGGTTTGATTACTCAATTACTCAGAGAACAAACCTACTACAAATTATcctcaattttatttttatttttaaatttattttgtgagGTAAAAGCaactttgttttaaatttaCTTTCTAAGATTTATATGAAACTACTGAATTAATTGattgtattatataacttacaacacatgtttttttttcctttaggtTTTATTTATAGTCCCCCAACGAAATACatgtttaataatatatctaGTGTGTGTGTTGCAAAATCCGATGAAATAAAAGTGCTGCAAGTGAGCAGAGAAGACACAACAGAACCATTCGTAATTAATAAAATTGGCAAACATGGAGCAATCGCGGCCGCATGGGGGTGAAAGGCATCGAGTGGATAACATCAGTAGATAGAAAAACGCAAAAGGACCCACACAACACGTAACTTAGTGATGTGTTTACACAATTTATTCAGCTGATAGTCACATGCGGTCGCTGACTATATAACAAACCTATAgtcataataatattattgcACATGCCTCTGATTTTGTATAGATATTAAAAATCCCAATAATTGTTGGAACCAGCCAAAGCCAGAAAATTGTCTACACCCTTACTCTCTCTACCTCTCCATGATTACAGTTGCATCTGCCGCAATTCCCGTTTTAAGCAGATCAACTAAAAACCCCACAATCTGATGAAAAAATCTTGTACAATTCTAATACGATACTTCTCAAATCATAAACAATTTCAGAAAAAATAATCTGATTTGTGACTTGGTTGTTCATTATAGATATTTTGAGATTTGTAAACTAAAGTTAGACATATCAGAACAGTTGTTTTTATAAAACGCGTAGATTAGGAAAAAGTTTCATGTTATAGGATATAATGCATTTACTATTCGGTAGTGAAGTTTTGAGAATAAGAATTCTGTTATGGCTCTGTTACCGACTTAAATGTTTACTAAATATACTCCATTAGTGTTtttaaaacaagtaaacaaacaaacttaaaacttagtcagtttttttttttgtgtaatagTATAAGTTGACATCATTGTTTTTGGCTCCGTTAGTTAGTTACTTGAATGTTGGAAAATCTCAAAAGCTATCGGATCGATGTTTTTTTGACATCAGCCATTTGTTTACGCTTTTTACTAATACATTTTCCAATTTTACCATCGAAGAAGACCAATAGCTAGCTTTTTGTGACGAAACATACATATGGTATCAATGAAGAAAACTGTTTTATGGTATCAATAACATGTTTCAATAATTGTTAACAATCCTTACAAAATTTACCAATAGGACTATATAGAAACTAGAAAGCCAAGTAAATATTAGTACTATCTTCTATAAGTAAACAAGATTGTGGGAAGAGTGAAGGAAGAAAGGGCACAAGTGCCGATACGAGATTAGAGAGCATGAATTAAGGAGGAAGTCGGTTTCAGTTCAGCAAGACAGACAGACAAAATCCATCAATGTGGTCCCATTACCATTACCTCTTTCTACGtgatttcctctctctctctctcactcgctTTAAATCCCTTTTCACTTTTCTTGTATAAAGTCGTAGCATCTCGAGATAGTTTTCCTCTCACCATCCTCAAATTCTTCGGAcctattctctctctttcccttctGAAGCTCCcctctctcactcactcttctttaaggaagaaggaaaagagtAAAAATGGCGGTTCCTAAAGCCATTATTCTACCTATCTTGCTACTCATCTGTGGTGCTGCTCTTGGAGCTCCTGCTTATGAAGGTAAGTAAAATCACATTCTCTCTGGTTTGCTTTGGTTTTGGAAGATGGGTCTTCTCTGTTTAGTACTCTAAATCAAGATTTGGTGTTTTTGGATCAAAAAGATTCATTCTTTAAATTTAGATCCAGATAAgacttcttctctctgttttacttcttcttcaggaTACCTTCGTAATGGAAACTTCGAAGAGTCACCAAAGAAAACCGACATGAAAAAAACAGTTCTCCTCGGCAAAACCGCCTTGCCCGAATGGGAAACCACCGGTTTCGTCGAGTACATCGCGGGTGGTCCTCAACCGGGAGGTATGTATTTCCCCGTCGCTCATGGAGTCCACGCCGTGAGGCTCGGAAACGAAGCCACGATCTCTCAGAAGCTTCAAGTCAAACCAGGTTCTCTCTACGCGCTCACGTTCGGTGCGTCGAGAACTTGTGCACAAGACGAGGTTCTTAGAGTCTCTGTGCCTCCTCAGTCCGGTGACTTGCCGCTTCAGACACTTTACAACAGCTTCGGAGGTGACGTGTACGCTTGGGCCTTCGTAGCCAAGACTTCTCAAGTTACTGTGACTTTCCATAATCCTGGAGTTCAAGAAGATCCTGCTTGTGGTCCTTTGTTGGACGCTGTCGCCATCAAAGAGCTTGTTCATCCATTGTACATCAAAGGTAAGCtctctggtttggtttggtttggttccgGTTCACTTTCTAGGGTTTTTAGTTTCCGGTTTATTGGATAACAGAACCCGAAATCAATTTAAAATTCCATCTGTTTCAGTTTAAGCTTTTAGGTTAGATTTGGTTCAATCTTGATACCGGTTCACAttcaatttggttcggtttggtaaTAACTCGGTTTTCCCGACAAGTGCAGGGAACTTGGTGAAGAACGGAGGGTTCGAAGAAGGTCCTCACCGTCTTGTGAACTCTACACAAGGAGTACTTCTCCCACCTAAACAAGAAGATCTCACATCACCTTTACCTGGTTGGATCATTGAGTCACTCAAGGCAGTGAAATTCATAGACTCTAAGTACTTCAATGTCCCCTTTGGACAAGCTGCGATCGAGCTTGTTGCAGGCAAAGAAAGTGCCATCGCACAAGTCATTAGAACCTCGCCTGGTCAAACCTACACTCTCTCCTTCGTCGTTGGAGATGCTAAGAATGACTGCCATGGATCCATGATGGTTGAAGCTTTTGCAGCCAGAGATACACTCAAAGTGCCACACACTTCCGTTGGTGGAGGTCATGTTAAGACTGCCAAGTTCAATTTCAAGGCGGTCGAGGCAAGAACTAGAATTACTTTCTTCAGTGGTTATTACCATACCAAGAAGACTGATATTGGATCTCTATGCGGTCCTGTCATTGATCAGATTGTGGTTACTCATGTGGCTTAGATCGAGTTTTACTCTTGTATCACGACTGCATCTTGTGTTCTTTGGAATTAAGTGATAGCCTTCAAGTTAAAATGGATAATGATATATCCCATTATTGTAATATGAGATGTTTTGAGTTAAACAGAGTAAtagttaataacaaaattttagtaGGTAGAGCAAAAACttgtttttgatcttttaaCATACTTTAAAGTGCAAGGAGGAATAATTATTAGCTATTGAAGTATAAAACTTGGTTAGTCACATAAgttgaaaatttgaattaaaGTTAATGTGATTTTTAGTGTAAAAGTTGATTGACCAAAAAGGTGGAAGGTATGAAGTAGTTGAAAAACTTTAGAAAAGACTTTTAAAGTGGAACTAATTACAAGAAAAGAACAAATCTAGTGGTTTCTTAAATTGAATTTGGAACCACAGTTTGGGTCTTTTAGTAAAGAAAATAACTATGGTCATATTTTCTTTAGTAAAAGGATAAAAACCATTTTGTAACCAACACCTAGTAATAGAATCTGAGACttctttgaagtttgaaccaAACAAATCTAATGGTTTTCATTAAATTGAGTCTGGAACCTATTATTGGGACTTAATTCAGATAAACTATGGTCAGATTTTCTATAGTAAAAGGTGAAATCCATTTTTTAATGAACCCTTAACTATAGAATCTGAGACttctttgaagtttgaaccaTATAGTCTAAGCAAATGTATCCATACACAAAGAAAGTACTCTTTAGATAGAAATACCAGCGAGGGCTCCATATATTAATAACTTAATTTGCattatagaaacaaaatatgaaagtaCTCTGTTCCAATTATTTATGTGAAACTATTACAGATACAACGGTCTCTCGaacaaaatatgagaaaacaaaacacaagaactagaaacaaacaaacaaaaaggaagaaggaagatgcAACTCGTTTATATACTAAGTCCtaggaagatgatgaggatcGTCCACGCAAATACCTCCACGGTCCGGTTCCCGTTGCGATCCTGCATAAATTCAACAGCAACCGAGTCAAAAAGACTGCTTCTACTATAATGGGCTATATAGTAAAGGCCCGTTAAGAACCCAATTAAAATACCTGGCAATCCCAGTGATAGCTCGGAGAGCCATATAGACGGTAAGAGCTATCCATATTCCTATAAAACCATGGGTCATAGCCATATATATTATTGCTGCAATGCTTATGGCCGCCACTCCTACCTGATATGTCataattaacaaataataagaaagagtcaaatttcaagaaaatgtgAAATGAAGACATAGTCATTAAGCATTGCAGATGTAAGCAAAGAAGGTGTGTGCGTACCATGGAGTATGCAGTGTAAGCAAAATCAGATGCTCCAAAATTGACTCCATCCAATACAAAGGCGAGTGAGTTTATTGGCTGTGTTGCTGCTATAAACTgcatatatttacatatataacatattaacatCTTATTAGTTATAGtctttttaacatgttttttttttaatactatagttattgtttaatgttgttgttattagTACCGGGATTCCAATGGCCATGAGGTGAATA comes from Camelina sativa cultivar DH55 chromosome 19, Cs, whole genome shotgun sequence and encodes:
- the LOC104764532 gene encoding uncharacterized protein LOC104764532 — encoded protein: MAVPKAIILPILLLICGAALGAPAYEGYLRNGNFEESPKKTDMKKTVLLGKTALPEWETTGFVEYIAGGPQPGGMYFPVAHGVHAVRLGNEATISQKLQVKPGSLYALTFGASRTCAQDEVLRVSVPPQSGDLPLQTLYNSFGGDVYAWAFVAKTSQVTVTFHNPGVQEDPACGPLLDAVAIKELVHPLYIKGNLVKNGGFEEGPHRLVNSTQGVLLPPKQEDLTSPLPGWIIESLKAVKFIDSKYFNVPFGQAAIELVAGKESAIAQVIRTSPGQTYTLSFVVGDAKNDCHGSMMVEAFAARDTLKVPHTSVGGGHVKTAKFNFKAVEARTRITFFSGYYHTKKTDIGSLCGPVIDQIVVTHVA